In Alteromonas sp. V450, the following proteins share a genomic window:
- the cysS gene encoding cysteine--tRNA ligase produces MLHLYNTRTREKAKFVPLQEGKVGLYVCGITVYDLSHMGHARTYLSFDVLVRYMRHLGLEVKYVRNITDIDDKIIARANENGESFEALTARTIAMMHEDFAAINLLEPDVEPTVSGHMDEIIEIIQRLMDKGYAYQAQSGDVLFDVSKYEDYGKLSKQDLEQLKAGARVEVAAGKDDPLDFVLWKTTKPGEPAWQSPWGEGRPGWHIECSAMNHKHLGAHFDIHGGGSDLTFPHHENEVAQSCCAYDTPYVNVWMHAGMVQVNDEKMSKSLGNFFTLRDVLKEHDAETLRFFLMSAHYRSQLSYSQDNITQAKAALERLYTALRGVTVDGSTDLSHGGYLTRFEAAMNDDLNVPEAFSVMFDVARELNRQKDNAEEAGKLAAVLKGLGAILGMLQSDPDTFLKGGDGNEDEAAEIEALIKQRNDARASKDWAAADAARDALNAKGVVLEDGPSGTTWRKA; encoded by the coding sequence ATGCTGCATCTTTACAATACCCGAACCCGTGAAAAAGCGAAGTTTGTGCCGCTTCAAGAAGGGAAAGTGGGATTGTATGTGTGTGGTATAACCGTTTACGACCTGAGTCATATGGGTCATGCCCGTACCTATTTAAGTTTCGATGTGTTAGTTCGCTACATGCGACACCTTGGTTTAGAGGTAAAGTATGTGCGTAACATCACGGATATCGACGATAAAATTATTGCTCGCGCCAATGAAAATGGCGAAAGCTTCGAAGCGCTGACTGCACGCACTATTGCCATGATGCACGAAGATTTTGCGGCGATTAACTTACTAGAGCCAGATGTTGAACCGACAGTAAGTGGCCACATGGATGAGATCATTGAGATAATTCAGCGCCTTATGGACAAAGGCTACGCCTATCAGGCGCAAAGCGGCGATGTGTTGTTTGACGTAAGTAAATATGAAGATTACGGCAAGTTGAGCAAACAAGATTTAGAGCAGCTTAAAGCCGGTGCCCGCGTAGAAGTGGCGGCGGGTAAAGACGACCCGCTAGATTTCGTATTGTGGAAAACCACAAAGCCTGGTGAGCCTGCATGGCAGTCACCTTGGGGTGAGGGCCGCCCGGGTTGGCACATTGAATGTTCTGCGATGAACCACAAGCATCTTGGTGCCCATTTTGATATTCACGGCGGTGGCTCAGATTTAACGTTCCCACACCATGAAAACGAAGTGGCTCAGTCGTGCTGCGCGTATGATACTCCTTACGTGAACGTATGGATGCACGCTGGTATGGTTCAGGTTAATGACGAAAAAATGTCTAAGTCGCTAGGCAACTTTTTTACTTTGCGCGATGTGCTAAAAGAGCATGATGCAGAGACGTTGCGTTTCTTTTTGATGTCAGCGCATTATCGTAGCCAGTTAAGCTATTCGCAAGATAACATTACTCAAGCGAAGGCCGCCCTAGAGCGTTTGTACACGGCATTGCGTGGGGTAACAGTAGACGGAAGCACTGACCTTAGCCACGGTGGTTATCTGACGCGCTTTGAAGCGGCAATGAACGACGATTTAAACGTACCTGAAGCCTTTTCGGTAATGTTTGATGTAGCACGAGAGCTTAACCGTCAAAAAGATAATGCTGAAGAAGCGGGAAAACTGGCTGCAGTTTTAAAGGGGCTAGGCGCAATTTTGGGTATGCTTCAAAGCGACCCAGACACCTTCTTGAAAGGCGGTGACGGCAATGAAGACGAAGCCGCTGAAATTGAAGCGCTAATTAAACAGCGTAACGATGCCCGTGCCTCCAAAGACTGGGCTGCCGCAGATGCAGCGCGCGATGCGTTAAACGCAAAAGGCGTAGTGCTAGAAGACGGCCCAAGCGGCACTACATGGCGTAAGGCGTAA
- a CDS encoding flotillin family protein: MDTLQTSNLPSILFIAGVIVVGLILIGLIFAKLYTRATKETAFVRTGLGGEKVIKDGGAIVLPVVHEIIPVNMNTLRIEVEKIQKDALITKDRMRVDVKADFYLRVAPNANGISMAAQTLGTRTTRAEEVKKLMESKFVDVLRAVAAEMSMTEMHEQRADFVQKVQQSVANDLEKNGLELESVSLTGFDQTDLQFFNENNAFDAEGRARLTKIIEEKRKETNDIQQENRIFIEQRNLAAEKQSLEVKRDEEEARLAQEQVLAFKRQEQKAEIAKQREMKEREEREAEIAKNRAIEAAEIEKSREIETQEIAKRQALEQARIRQQQEVEVSEQIKQIAVATKSEEESAARAKAAEAEKAKVEKVEAVTTAKMVAEAERKKQIEVIDARKEAEREAVSITVEAQAKKEAAENTADAILTEAKASADAKMLQAAADEKVLAVEAQGKQALYEAENTLKNEQIELQKALAMLKVLPELVQHAVKPLENIEGIKILQGYGQGSGMNQEQTVATANTGLAEQVTQAALNYRANAPLVDTMLREVGLVDADTGTLNDLVTGKSDLLSKVNTVTPKPITTVKSQQPQESASNKE, translated from the coding sequence ATGGATACACTTCAAACATCTAACTTGCCGTCAATACTCTTTATTGCAGGTGTAATCGTCGTTGGGCTTATTTTAATCGGCCTCATTTTTGCCAAGCTCTATACGCGGGCGACCAAAGAAACGGCATTCGTACGAACTGGGCTTGGTGGCGAAAAAGTCATCAAAGACGGAGGAGCAATTGTTTTACCCGTTGTACATGAAATCATTCCCGTCAACATGAACACACTTCGCATAGAAGTAGAGAAAATTCAGAAAGACGCGCTCATTACAAAAGACCGCATGCGGGTAGATGTAAAAGCAGACTTCTATTTACGTGTAGCACCAAATGCCAACGGCATTTCAATGGCAGCACAAACCTTAGGAACTCGTACAACACGTGCAGAAGAGGTTAAAAAATTGATGGAGTCGAAGTTTGTTGATGTTCTGCGTGCAGTTGCGGCTGAGATGAGCATGACTGAAATGCATGAACAGCGCGCAGACTTTGTACAAAAAGTTCAGCAAAGTGTGGCTAACGACCTCGAAAAGAACGGCTTAGAGTTAGAGTCGGTTAGCTTAACCGGCTTTGACCAAACCGACCTCCAGTTTTTCAACGAAAACAACGCATTTGATGCCGAAGGTCGCGCACGCTTAACGAAGATCATTGAAGAAAAACGTAAAGAAACCAATGACATTCAGCAAGAAAACCGTATTTTCATCGAACAGCGTAACTTGGCTGCTGAGAAACAGTCGCTTGAAGTTAAACGCGACGAAGAAGAAGCTCGCTTGGCACAAGAGCAAGTGCTTGCTTTCAAACGGCAAGAGCAAAAAGCAGAGATAGCCAAACAGCGTGAAATGAAGGAACGAGAAGAACGTGAGGCAGAGATTGCTAAAAACCGCGCCATTGAAGCCGCTGAAATCGAAAAGTCTCGTGAAATTGAAACCCAAGAAATAGCCAAGCGCCAAGCGCTTGAGCAAGCTCGAATCCGCCAGCAGCAAGAAGTAGAAGTATCTGAACAAATTAAACAGATTGCCGTTGCAACAAAGTCTGAAGAAGAATCAGCAGCTCGGGCAAAAGCGGCAGAAGCGGAAAAAGCGAAAGTCGAAAAAGTAGAAGCAGTAACAACGGCAAAAATGGTCGCTGAAGCTGAGCGTAAAAAGCAGATTGAGGTTATCGACGCACGTAAAGAAGCAGAGCGAGAAGCCGTAAGTATTACAGTTGAAGCACAGGCTAAGAAAGAAGCGGCAGAAAATACTGCAGATGCAATTTTAACTGAAGCAAAAGCGAGCGCAGATGCAAAAATGCTTCAGGCCGCAGCCGATGAAAAAGTACTCGCGGTTGAAGCGCAAGGTAAGCAAGCGCTATATGAAGCAGAAAACACACTTAAAAATGAGCAAATTGAGCTGCAAAAAGCACTTGCGATGCTCAAGGTATTGCCTGAACTTGTTCAACATGCTGTTAAGCCTCTTGAGAACATTGAAGGGATCAAAATACTGCAAGGTTATGGACAAGGAAGCGGCATGAACCAAGAACAAACGGTTGCTACTGCGAATACTGGTTTAGCAGAACAAGTAACGCAAGCGGCACTGAACTACCGCGCCAATGCCCCGCTTGTTGATACTATGTTGCGCGAGGTAGGCTTAGTAGATGCAGATACTGGCACGCTTAACGACTTGGTTACGGGTAAAAGCGATTTGCTTTCCAAAGTAAATACGGTAACGCCAAAGCCAATTACAACGGTGAAGAGCCAGCAGCCTCAAGAAAGCGCATCGAATAAAGAATAA
- a CDS encoding LysM peptidoglycan-binding domain-containing protein codes for MQLKCFPLSPLILAIGLSGCQLTGINSDEAQLESNENASLEACSDIHTNEESISDCEIARDGVIEVIHPHDDALEEIAQITETPEVHTQAVITDVWKRASNNFALSIPDNKRIDAQRKWYLKHPEYMARVVKRAKPFLYYITEEIEKRGMPMELVLLPIVESAFDPFAYSHGRAAGMWQFIPGTGKRFGMQQNWWYDGRRDVIASTKGALDYLTYLNNMFDGNWLHALAAYNSGEGRVLKAIKANKRVGKPTDFWNLNLPRETRAYVPKLLALADILKNKDSYAYAWPEVENVAVIEVVDIDSQVDLAFAAELAGMSLKELHGLNPGFNRWATSPEGPHRLVLPLNKAATFSQALAKIDQKERLNWVRHSVKAGDSLGKIAQQYHTTINVLKKVNELDSTMIRIGQALMVPVALQELDSYTLSQEQRLASLQNNSSTKQKIRHTVKSGDTLWDIARKYNISTKQLAKWNGMAPGDTLRLGKTLIIWQKGAAKSGVTKKLTYTVKNGDSLSRIANKFNVKVSDIGKWNALNTKRYLQPGQKLNLYVDVTRLNASS; via the coding sequence ATGCAGTTGAAGTGTTTTCCTTTATCGCCGCTAATATTAGCGATAGGTTTAAGCGGTTGCCAACTAACCGGTATCAATAGTGACGAAGCACAGTTAGAAAGTAACGAAAATGCCTCATTAGAGGCGTGCAGCGACATTCATACTAACGAAGAGTCAATTAGTGATTGTGAAATAGCTCGTGACGGTGTCATCGAGGTTATTCATCCGCACGACGATGCTTTAGAAGAGATAGCGCAAATTACCGAGACGCCAGAGGTACACACGCAAGCGGTGATTACAGATGTATGGAAACGCGCAAGTAACAACTTTGCGTTATCTATACCGGATAACAAACGCATAGATGCGCAACGAAAGTGGTACCTTAAGCATCCAGAATATATGGCTCGCGTAGTAAAACGCGCAAAACCTTTTCTTTACTACATTACCGAAGAAATTGAAAAACGCGGTATGCCAATGGAACTGGTTCTTTTGCCTATTGTAGAAAGCGCGTTTGATCCCTTTGCCTATTCTCACGGTCGAGCCGCCGGCATGTGGCAGTTTATTCCGGGGACCGGAAAGCGATTCGGCATGCAACAAAACTGGTGGTACGACGGACGCAGAGACGTGATAGCCTCCACCAAAGGAGCGCTAGATTATCTTACCTATTTGAACAACATGTTCGACGGAAACTGGCTACATGCACTCGCTGCGTATAACAGTGGCGAAGGGCGGGTTTTAAAAGCGATTAAAGCCAATAAAAGAGTAGGAAAGCCTACTGACTTTTGGAATCTCAATTTACCACGAGAAACCCGTGCCTATGTACCAAAACTTCTCGCATTAGCGGATATCTTAAAGAACAAAGATAGCTATGCCTATGCATGGCCGGAAGTTGAAAACGTGGCGGTTATTGAGGTTGTCGATATTGATTCACAGGTCGATTTAGCCTTTGCTGCCGAACTTGCTGGTATGTCATTAAAAGAACTGCATGGATTGAATCCTGGGTTTAATCGATGGGCAACATCTCCTGAGGGGCCTCATAGGCTTGTTTTACCGTTAAATAAAGCAGCAACATTTTCACAAGCGCTAGCTAAAATTGATCAAAAAGAGCGACTGAACTGGGTACGACACTCGGTGAAAGCCGGCGATAGTTTGGGAAAAATCGCGCAACAATATCACACCACAATCAACGTGCTTAAAAAAGTCAATGAGCTAGATTCGACAATGATCAGAATTGGCCAAGCCCTTATGGTTCCCGTTGCCCTGCAAGAACTAGATAGCTACACGCTATCTCAAGAACAGCGCCTCGCTAGCTTACAAAATAACAGTTCAACGAAACAAAAAATACGTCACACCGTGAAGTCTGGTGATACGCTGTGGGATATAGCCCGTAAGTACAATATAAGCACTAAACAGTTGGCAAAATGGAATGGAATGGCGCCAGGTGATACCCTTCGTCTCGGCAAAACTTTGATAATTTGGCAAAAAGGGGCAGCAAAAAGCGGCGTTACTAAAAAGCTGACCTATACAGTGAAAAATGGCGATTCGCTGTCGCGTATTGCTAACAAATTTAACGTTAAAGTAAGCGACATTGGTAAATGGAACGCGCTAAATACAAAACGTTATTTACAACCGGGGCAAAAGCTAAATCTTTACGTAGACGTAACAAGGTTAAACGCGTCAAGCTAA
- a CDS encoding Lrp/AsnC family transcriptional regulator, which translates to MYVDLDAKDRELLDILKRDARTPVTVLAEVLSLSRSTVQKRIDRLVNSGVIDGFTIRVNEQLQPDKIKALMSVELEGLSTTQLIGKLRQLNGVQRFHTTNGNWDLLIVITAESLAHLDSILKEVRGVKGVLNSETSIILSTTEK; encoded by the coding sequence ATGTATGTGGATTTAGATGCAAAAGACCGCGAGCTTCTCGACATATTGAAGCGCGATGCGCGAACACCAGTTACTGTGCTTGCTGAAGTTCTCTCGTTATCGCGAAGTACAGTGCAAAAACGTATCGACAGGCTGGTAAATTCAGGGGTGATCGACGGCTTTACAATTCGCGTGAATGAGCAACTGCAACCAGATAAAATAAAAGCGCTAATGTCAGTAGAGCTTGAGGGGTTAAGTACAACTCAACTGATTGGTAAGCTCAGGCAACTTAATGGTGTACAGAGGTTTCATACCACAAATGGTAATTGGGATTTACTTATTGTTATAACCGCCGAAAGTCTCGCGCATTTAGACAGCATTTTAAAAGAGGTGCGCGGCGTTAAAGGCGTACTTAATAGTGAGACAAGTATTATTCTGTCAACGACTGAAAAATAG
- the lpxH gene encoding UDP-2,3-diacylglucosamine diphosphatase, translated as MSFTYFIADLHLSADRPDITECLMRFLKEDAINADALYVLGDLFEVWIGDDNITPFNTAIAAAFKEVSQHCPIYFIHGNRDFAIREKWLSKAGMTLLNEQEVVDLYGTPTLLTHGDELCTRDVAYQKFRKKSRGWWWPRLMLALPLWYRQRVADNGRAESKANQQALKPEIMDVTPEEVVNVMERWGVQRMIHGHTHRPNIHQLHVNAKPATRIVLGDWYEQGSVLKVTPSNAELLKHDFSVPTR; from the coding sequence ATGTCGTTCACCTACTTCATTGCCGATTTACACCTCAGTGCCGACCGTCCGGATATTACAGAATGCTTAATGCGCTTTTTAAAAGAGGACGCCATTAATGCAGATGCGCTTTATGTTCTTGGCGACTTATTTGAAGTATGGATTGGTGACGACAATATTACGCCTTTTAACACCGCCATAGCGGCGGCATTCAAAGAAGTAAGTCAACACTGCCCAATTTACTTTATTCACGGTAATCGTGATTTTGCAATTCGAGAAAAGTGGCTCTCAAAAGCAGGCATGACGTTATTAAACGAACAAGAAGTTGTCGACCTTTATGGTACGCCTACTCTGCTTACTCACGGTGATGAGCTATGTACTCGTGATGTTGCTTATCAAAAATTTCGCAAGAAATCTCGCGGTTGGTGGTGGCCTCGTTTAATGCTTGCGCTTCCACTGTGGTACCGCCAAAGGGTGGCGGATAACGGCAGAGCAGAAAGCAAAGCAAATCAACAAGCCCTGAAACCTGAAATTATGGATGTCACCCCTGAAGAGGTGGTTAACGTGATGGAAAGATGGGGCGTTCAACGTATGATCCACGGTCATACTCACAGACCAAACATACATCAATTACACGTTAATGCGAAACCTGCAACTCGCATTGTCTTGGGCGACTGGTACGAGCAAGGCAGCGTGCTTAAAGTAACACCATCAAATGCTGAGCTTTTAAAACACGATTTCTCTGTGCCAACGCGTTAG
- a CDS encoding OB-fold-containig protein — translation MADILLSPTNFWFSVALIAVFFVFILELISVFFGVSMLGLNDDIGDIDSNGFLSSAFANFLNLNKVPFLIWLVIFLTLFGLAGLIINGLTPVQLPQLLSITLAIAIGILITRKCAVFIAALLPSSETSAINNDDFIGAVAEITIGRASRGNPAEAKFTDSFSQPHFVLVEPFEKEELFAQGERVILVQKSEYSWLATRYQ, via the coding sequence ATGGCAGACATTCTCCTTTCCCCAACTAACTTTTGGTTTAGTGTCGCGCTTATTGCGGTATTTTTTGTGTTTATCTTAGAGCTGATCAGCGTTTTTTTCGGCGTAAGTATGCTTGGTCTAAACGACGATATAGGCGACATAGACAGCAACGGGTTTTTAAGTTCTGCATTTGCCAATTTCCTCAATCTCAATAAAGTACCATTTTTAATTTGGCTTGTTATATTTCTTACCCTGTTTGGACTCGCAGGGCTTATTATTAATGGCCTAACGCCTGTGCAACTGCCTCAATTACTCTCTATAACGCTTGCGATTGCCATAGGCATATTGATAACAAGAAAATGTGCTGTATTTATCGCTGCACTCCTGCCCTCTTCGGAAACCAGCGCTATTAATAATGATGACTTCATTGGTGCGGTCGCTGAAATAACGATAGGCAGGGCATCTAGAGGCAACCCTGCAGAGGCAAAATTCACCGATAGCTTTTCACAACCTCACTTTGTTTTAGTTGAACCATTTGAAAAAGAAGAACTATTTGCACAAGGAGAACGCGTGATCCTTGTTCAAAAAAGTGAATACAGCTGGCTAGCCACGCGCTACCAATAA
- a CDS encoding oxidoreductase-like domain-containing protein produces the protein MNSSLEKPEKPLRDDCCGGGSCCPCIWDVYYEKLAQWKEAMKDNTDLHDAGKKAPPHIED, from the coding sequence ATGAATTCATCTCTCGAAAAACCCGAAAAGCCACTTAGGGACGACTGCTGTGGCGGTGGCTCATGCTGCCCTTGTATATGGGATGTTTATTATGAAAAGCTAGCGCAATGGAAAGAAGCAATGAAAGATAATACAGACCTACACGATGCGGGTAAGAAAGCGCCCCCCCACATTGAAGATTGA
- the ctlX gene encoding citrulline utilization hydrolase CtlX yields MQASYITNSRLTTPNTVLMVRPCGFRPNEQTAKDNSFQKPLVATQKSREEISKNACMEFDEMVRTLRANHITVEVFETEKENTPDSVFPNNWLSTHPNGLLVTYPMHCENRREERRKDIVSYLQQHYNVQQATDLSSLETDGYIVEGTGAMVIDHSNALAYVCLSQRADKKAVLSACKAIGLTPVCFSAFDTNGTAVYHTNVMMCVGSDFAIIATSMIEESDRNAVLSTLKETGKTIIDISEEQVNSFAGNCLELVNKHGKRLLLLSYTAFNSINEKQRALLPHDLTLLPIAVPTIEMGGGSVRCMVAGIHLDRKTISTEQSTTNSVIFDTRVRLAKGDDLEGLLALAQAASPGMTTFPPDRATLDNKLKRSIREEQKLMCEGRPDYLLFVLEDLLTGKLIGTSAIFGELGKDDSFYSYKREKVAQRNKSLGVHYTHDTLHLSHHFEGYAEVASLYLLPEYRKHFNGKLLSKVRYLFMGLHRHIFPKRVMADLRGYVNEDGDSPFWNAVGDHFFPMTYAEADLYGAVNGNQFIADLMPKLPLYVNMLPKEAQLAIGKPHNDGRPAMAMLEKEGFKFTNYIDIFDGAPSMEAEVTSLKTVNSTQRLEVKVTEASERTTNRKMSLIATLSQPFYAMVAETEQQNKTVIISRDTAQALNVSSGDTVLLSDI; encoded by the coding sequence ATGCAAGCCAGTTACATCACAAATTCACGCTTAACTACACCAAATACGGTTTTAATGGTACGCCCCTGTGGTTTTCGCCCCAACGAACAAACAGCAAAAGACAATAGTTTTCAGAAACCCCTCGTGGCGACGCAGAAAAGTAGAGAAGAAATATCAAAAAATGCGTGTATGGAATTTGATGAGATGGTTCGCACTTTACGTGCAAACCATATAACAGTAGAGGTGTTTGAAACAGAGAAAGAAAACACACCCGATTCAGTATTTCCAAATAATTGGTTAAGCACACACCCCAACGGTTTACTTGTCACCTACCCTATGCACTGCGAAAACCGCAGGGAAGAGCGCCGAAAAGATATTGTCAGCTATCTGCAGCAACACTACAACGTGCAGCAAGCTACAGATTTATCGTCACTTGAAACCGACGGATATATCGTTGAAGGCACAGGGGCGATGGTGATCGATCACTCAAACGCGTTAGCGTATGTTTGTCTGTCACAACGAGCAGATAAAAAAGCGGTATTGTCGGCTTGTAAAGCGATTGGCTTAACGCCTGTATGTTTTAGCGCCTTTGATACTAATGGTACAGCGGTTTATCACACCAACGTAATGATGTGTGTCGGCAGTGACTTTGCCATTATTGCTACCAGCATGATAGAAGAAAGCGACAGAAATGCGGTGCTTTCAACACTTAAGGAGACGGGTAAAACCATCATCGATATAAGCGAAGAACAAGTGAATAGTTTTGCCGGTAACTGCTTGGAACTTGTGAATAAGCATGGAAAGCGCTTATTACTTTTATCATACACTGCTTTTAATTCAATAAACGAAAAGCAACGCGCTTTACTGCCCCACGATCTTACTTTACTTCCTATCGCAGTGCCTACTATTGAAATGGGGGGAGGCTCCGTTCGCTGCATGGTTGCGGGTATTCACCTTGATCGTAAGACAATCAGCACTGAACAGAGTACGACCAACAGCGTTATCTTCGACACCCGCGTGAGACTAGCAAAAGGTGATGATTTGGAAGGCTTGCTTGCGTTAGCTCAAGCTGCATCGCCAGGTATGACAACCTTCCCCCCTGATAGAGCAACGCTTGATAACAAACTGAAGCGTTCAATTAGAGAAGAACAAAAACTTATGTGCGAAGGTCGTCCAGACTACCTTTTGTTTGTATTGGAGGATCTTTTAACTGGCAAGCTTATCGGCACATCTGCAATCTTTGGTGAATTAGGAAAAGATGACAGTTTTTATAGCTACAAGCGAGAAAAAGTCGCCCAGCGAAATAAATCACTAGGCGTACACTACACCCATGACACACTGCACCTAAGTCACCATTTTGAAGGGTACGCTGAAGTGGCATCACTATACTTACTGCCTGAATACAGAAAACACTTCAACGGAAAACTACTTTCTAAAGTGCGCTACCTTTTTATGGGCTTACATCGGCATATATTTCCAAAACGGGTTATGGCCGATCTTCGGGGCTATGTAAATGAAGATGGAGACTCGCCCTTCTGGAATGCCGTCGGTGATCACTTTTTTCCTATGACGTACGCTGAAGCTGATTTATATGGCGCCGTAAACGGAAATCAGTTTATTGCAGACTTAATGCCTAAACTTCCACTGTATGTAAATATGTTGCCCAAAGAAGCCCAATTAGCTATTGGCAAACCGCATAACGACGGCCGGCCCGCCATGGCGATGTTAGAAAAAGAAGGATTTAAATTCACGAACTACATCGATATTTTTGATGGTGCGCCTAGCATGGAAGCTGAAGTTACAAGCCTGAAAACTGTTAATTCAACTCAGCGGTTAGAAGTAAAGGTTACCGAAGCTAGCGAGCGTACTACTAACAGAAAAATGTCGCTTATCGCCACGTTAAGCCAGCCATTTTATGCAATGGTGGCAGAAACTGAGCAACAAAACAAAACAGTGATTATTTCCCGTGATACAGCACAAGCACTCAACGTAAGTTCAGGAGATACTGTCTTACTTTCAGATATTTAG
- the gtfA gene encoding sucrose phosphorylase has translation MPIRNGVQLITYADRLGDGNIESLTRLLEGPLAGLFTGVHILPFYYPYDGEDAGFDPIDHTTVDKRLGDWSNVKQLGESVNIMADLIVNHMSGQSDAFKDVLKHGRDSEYWPLFLTKEDVFKGNDQAQIDNQIAKVFRPRPTPFFSNYEVGTESGKVESVPFWTTFTSNQIDIDVESQLGKDYLSSILRSFTESNVDLIRLDAAGYAIKRAGTNCFMLEETFAFIEELSNRARNMGMQCLVEIHSHYQTQIDIASRCDSVYDFALPPLVLHTLFTQNANALAYWLSISPRNCFTVLDTHDGIGIVDVGANGEKAGLLEDNEIDALVEQIHLNSKSESKKATGAAANNVDLYQVNCTYYDALGQNDYNYLLARAIQFFSPGIPQVYYGGLLAAHNDMELLARTNVGRDINRPYISSADVELALNKPVVKGLMTLISIRNNSAAFSGEFNVNLESNVLSLSWNGDKSHALLTIDFSTMEGHILLKDGDEESTYDIQALLNN, from the coding sequence ATGCCTATACGCAATGGCGTTCAATTAATCACGTATGCGGACCGACTGGGAGATGGAAACATTGAAAGCTTAACACGCCTTCTTGAAGGGCCGCTAGCAGGCTTATTTACAGGCGTTCACATTCTGCCTTTTTACTATCCCTACGATGGTGAAGACGCTGGCTTTGATCCTATCGACCATACCACTGTTGATAAGCGTTTGGGCGATTGGAGTAATGTTAAGCAGCTTGGTGAGTCGGTCAATATCATGGCAGACCTTATTGTTAATCATATGTCAGGGCAAAGCGACGCATTTAAAGACGTGTTGAAGCATGGCCGTGATTCAGAGTATTGGCCACTGTTCTTAACAAAAGAAGATGTCTTTAAAGGTAACGACCAAGCACAGATAGACAATCAAATAGCAAAGGTATTCCGCCCTCGACCTACCCCTTTTTTCAGTAACTACGAAGTGGGCACGGAAAGCGGAAAAGTAGAATCAGTACCTTTTTGGACAACTTTCACCTCTAATCAAATTGATATCGATGTGGAATCGCAGTTAGGCAAAGATTACTTGTCATCTATTTTGAGGTCGTTTACAGAAAGTAATGTCGATCTAATTCGACTTGATGCAGCTGGCTACGCAATAAAACGCGCTGGCACCAACTGCTTTATGCTTGAAGAGACGTTTGCGTTTATCGAGGAGTTGTCGAACCGCGCTCGCAATATGGGCATGCAGTGTTTGGTTGAAATTCACAGTCATTATCAAACGCAAATTGATATTGCATCGCGTTGCGACAGCGTTTACGACTTTGCATTGCCTCCGTTAGTGCTGCATACCCTCTTTACTCAAAATGCAAACGCGCTGGCGTATTGGCTATCTATTTCACCAAGAAATTGCTTTACAGTGCTTGATACCCACGATGGTATTGGTATTGTCGATGTTGGTGCAAATGGCGAAAAAGCTGGGCTTCTTGAGGACAACGAAATTGATGCATTGGTAGAACAGATTCACCTTAATTCAAAGAGTGAGTCGAAGAAAGCTACCGGCGCAGCAGCTAACAATGTCGACCTTTATCAAGTGAACTGTACATACTACGATGCACTAGGTCAGAACGACTACAACTACTTGTTGGCGCGCGCAATTCAATTTTTCAGCCCTGGCATCCCCCAGGTGTACTATGGCGGGCTTTTAGCCGCTCACAATGATATGGAATTGCTCGCCCGCACAAACGTTGGACGCGATATCAATCGCCCATATATATCTAGCGCAGACGTGGAACTGGCGTTAAACAAACCCGTTGTTAAGGGCCTAATGACTCTTATAAGCATTCGTAACAACAGCGCAGCCTTCAGTGGTGAGTTTAACGTTAATTTGGAATCTAACGTACTCTCTCTGTCATGGAATGGTGATAAATCACACGCATTGTTGACGATTGATTTCAGCACGATGGAAGGCCACATATTACTAAAAGATGGTGATGAAGAATCAACATATGATATTCAAGCGTTGTTAAACAATTAA
- a CDS encoding peptidylprolyl isomerase: MVTLKTNFGDITLELFEDKAPKTVANFLSYVEDGFFDNTIFHRVINNFMIQGGGFTPDMDQKDTKDPIENEADNGVANEVGTIAMARTQDPHSATAQFFINVNNNDFLNHSGKSVNGWGYCAFGKVTEGMDVVEKIKAVKTGNHGYHQDVPVEPVIIEKAVVA, from the coding sequence ATGGTTACGTTAAAAACAAATTTTGGTGACATTACCCTTGAGCTCTTTGAAGATAAAGCGCCTAAAACAGTTGCCAACTTTCTTTCTTACGTTGAAGACGGTTTTTTTGACAACACTATTTTTCACCGTGTTATCAACAACTTTATGATCCAAGGTGGTGGTTTTACGCCAGATATGGACCAGAAAGACACAAAAGATCCTATTGAAAACGAAGCAGACAACGGGGTTGCAAACGAAGTGGGTACCATAGCAATGGCGCGTACTCAAGATCCACACTCTGCAACTGCTCAGTTTTTTATTAATGTGAATAACAACGATTTCCTCAACCATTCTGGCAAATCGGTAAACGGTTGGGGCTACTGTGCATTTGGTAAAGTGACTGAAGGCATGGATGTGGTTGAAAAAATTAAGGCCGTTAAAACCGGTAATCACGGTTACCATCAGGATGTTCCTGTTGAGCCTGTTATCATCGAAAAAGCCGTAGTAGCTTAA